In Paenibacillus sp. G2S3, a single window of DNA contains:
- a CDS encoding DEAD/DEAH box helicase → MSELQFRDYELNEDIIKALDVLKYETPTEVQSKVIPVALQQKDLIVKSQTGSGKTAAYGIPVCDLVDWAENKPQALILTPTRELAMQVKEDITNIGRFKRVKAVALFGKQPFAPQKIELTQKTHVVVGTPGRVFDHIERGTLPLNRIKYLIIDEADEMLSMGFIEQIEKIIKQLPKERVTCVFSATLPEVIKNLCRKYMSDPTEIEIQASGITTATIEHALIEVRQAAKFSLLSDIITVENPDSCIIFCRTQEQVNALFRGLADLEYPCDKIHGGMEQDERFEVMNAFKRGQFRYLIATDVAARGIDIENITHVINYDIPLEKESYVHRTGRTARAGKTGKAITFVTPNEQKWVKEIEGYIGFTIPNMKAPSDDAVAYAKEAFEQKINKQPVRKKDKSESLNKEIMKLYFNGGKKKKLRAVDFVGTIAKLEGMSAEDIGIISIQDNVTYVDILNGKGAMVLQAMRETTVKGKQLKVHIAKK, encoded by the coding sequence ATGAGTGAATTGCAATTTAGAGATTATGAGTTAAACGAAGACATTATTAAAGCGCTGGATGTCCTGAAATATGAGACGCCAACAGAAGTTCAAAGCAAAGTGATCCCTGTAGCGCTCCAGCAAAAGGATCTGATCGTTAAATCGCAAACGGGTAGCGGAAAGACGGCAGCTTACGGAATCCCAGTCTGTGATTTGGTGGATTGGGCGGAGAATAAACCGCAGGCTTTGATTCTTACGCCTACTCGGGAGCTTGCCATGCAAGTAAAAGAGGATATAACCAACATTGGACGATTTAAACGGGTTAAGGCCGTGGCTCTTTTCGGTAAGCAGCCTTTTGCTCCACAAAAAATTGAACTTACCCAAAAAACACATGTTGTCGTAGGTACGCCTGGCCGTGTGTTCGACCATATTGAAAGAGGCACGCTTCCGCTAAATCGGATCAAGTATTTGATCATTGATGAAGCAGACGAGATGCTGAGCATGGGATTTATTGAGCAGATTGAGAAGATCATCAAGCAGCTGCCAAAAGAACGAGTGACTTGTGTTTTCTCGGCTACTTTACCGGAAGTGATTAAGAATTTATGCCGGAAATATATGAGCGATCCAACGGAAATCGAGATTCAGGCAAGTGGAATTACCACTGCTACAATTGAGCATGCTCTGATCGAAGTGAGACAAGCTGCCAAGTTCTCGTTACTGAGCGATATTATTACGGTGGAGAATCCAGATAGCTGCATTATCTTTTGCCGTACGCAAGAGCAGGTAAATGCCCTGTTTAGAGGTCTGGCTGATTTGGAATATCCTTGTGATAAAATCCATGGGGGTATGGAGCAGGATGAACGTTTTGAGGTCATGAATGCTTTTAAAAGAGGGCAGTTCCGTTACTTAATCGCTACCGATGTGGCGGCAAGAGGCATTGATATCGAGAACATCACGCACGTGATTAATTACGATATTCCGCTGGAAAAAGAAAGCTATGTGCACCGTACAGGCAGAACCGCACGTGCAGGCAAGACGGGTAAAGCGATCACTTTTGTCACTCCGAATGAGCAAAAGTGGGTCAAGGAGATCGAAGGCTATATTGGCTTTACCATCCCGAATATGAAAGCTCCTTCGGACGATGCTGTTGCTTACGCGAAGGAAGCTTTCGAGCAGAAGATTAACAAGCAGCCTGTCCGTAAAAAGGACAAAAGCGAAAGCTTGAACAAAGAAATCATGAAGCTGTACTTCAACGGCGGTAAGAAAAAGAAGCTAAGAGCCGTGGACTTTGTCGGTACAATCGCGAAGCTTGAAGGGATGTCTGCGGAAGACATCGGGATTATCTCGATTCAAGACAATGTGACTTACGTGGATATTTTGAACGGTAAGGGTGCAATGGTGCTGCAAGCGATGAGAGAGACGACCGTGAAGGGCAAGCAGCTTAAGGTGCATATTGCGAAGAAATAA
- a CDS encoding HD domain-containing protein has translation MNESLIIARTEDFVKEQLGQDTTGHDWWHSDRVRNTAAEIAKIESADVFVCTMAALLHDVADEKLNPSKEEGLHKVRTWLSSNLTDEEQINHIMMIIETMSFSGGGGEPMQTLEGQVVQDADRLDALGAIGIARTFIFSGAKGRPAYDPEVSPRDESLQKEYRDYSKGTAINHFYEKLLKLKYLMNTAYGRKLAEERHDFMLNFLDQFYKEWNQGNQ, from the coding sequence ATGAATGAATCTTTAATTATAGCTCGGACCGAAGATTTTGTTAAAGAACAACTTGGACAAGATACTACGGGGCATGACTGGTGGCATTCCGATAGAGTGCGCAACACCGCCGCTGAAATTGCTAAGATCGAGAGCGCAGATGTATTTGTCTGCACAATGGCTGCTTTGCTGCATGATGTTGCTGACGAGAAGCTTAATCCGTCTAAAGAAGAAGGTTTGCATAAAGTACGTACTTGGCTTTCTTCAAACCTTACAGATGAGGAACAAATTAATCATATTATGATGATTATTGAGACGATGTCCTTTAGTGGTGGCGGGGGAGAACCGATGCAGACGCTTGAAGGCCAAGTGGTCCAAGATGCCGATCGACTTGATGCGCTTGGTGCGATTGGCATTGCCAGAACCTTTATTTTCTCAGGAGCAAAAGGTCGTCCAGCTTATGATCCGGAAGTGTCTCCAAGAGATGAATCGCTTCAGAAGGAGTACAGGGATTACAGCAAAGGGACGGCTATCAATCATTTTTATGAGAAGTTATTAAAATTAAAATATCTGATGAACACAGCCTATGGACGCAAGTTAGCAGAAGAACGGCATGATTTCATGTTGAATTTTCTGGACCAGTTCTATAAGGAGTGGAATCAAGGGAACCAATAG